From a region of the Thiorhodovibrio winogradskyi genome:
- a CDS encoding DUF6079 family protein, which yields MKYAELIQFDPIESVIQLRDADQSSTAQQLVSTYVISDEMAERLTSLAIPQLQFDQPLDNKGLMVIGNYGTGKSHLMSVISSVAADDSLLDGLKNASVREAAAQIAGRFQVIRTEIGATTMSLRDILVAELEEHLDKLGVDYVFPDASTIVSHKGAFEDMMARFAEVFPDQGLLLVVDELLDYLRTRKDQELILDLNFLREVGEVCRNLRFRFIAGVQEAIFDSPRFAFVADSIRRVKDRFEQIPIARNDVKFVVAERLLRKTTEQQARIREYLSPFAKFYGGMNEQMDEFVRLFPVHPDYIDTFERVTVVEKRQALNTLSAGMKDILTREVPADQPGLIAFDRYWKTLTHNRAYRSIPDIRAVMDCSEVLESRIENAIARKHYKPMALRLIHALSVHRLTHGDIYAPMGASATELRDRLCLFDPMVEELGSDEPDEDLKTQVETVLREIHKTVSGQFISYNADNHQYYLDLKKTDDFDALIDKRAESLGQGQLDRFYYEALKRVMECQDATYVTGYKIWQHELTWQERMATRAGYLFFGAPNERSTAVPQRDFYLYFIQPFDPPRFKDDKICDEVFFRLKGTDEGFQTALKSYAAALDLAATSSGHAKATYEAKANGSLKQLVQWLQKHMTEAFEVTYQGRAKSMTEWAKGKSIRDLSGLSPDETINFRDLVNTVAGVCLAPSFENQAPNYPFFSVLITGNNRTQAAQDALRAIAGPAGKQQPTKQAASVLDALELLDGDKIDPCKSKYSQFILDAVKAKGHGQVVNRSEIIQDDHGLEYMNPGGGRLEPEWVVVVLASLVYSGDIVLAIPGKKFDATGLQPLAATSMDELIRFKHLEQPKEWNLPALKALFELLGPYGTTPGMAQLVTQGKDEPVQNLQQAVGKVVKRLVMTQQTLREGLSFWGLDLLAGTDLASQASGLDEAKGFFESLQAYSSPGKLKNFRYSASDVLTHEKAVKVLDDLDALREFIMDHSPTASWLSTAEAVLPAEHDWVNRMKTTRQAVLDALKQADLTELASQSQSIGAKLSTLKKDYSVAYIGLHTKARLGVNDDKRKARLLNDQRQQTLLKLAGIDLMPRQQLTDYQNRLAGLKSCFALTEQNLDASPICPHCGFRPSVETFASAGAQMIDQMDTQLDAMVAAWTSTILSNLEDPITQANMNLLKIDDREPLEAFINSKELPVPLDSNVVHALKEVLSGLVKVTVKSQALQQALQVTDGPATPAEMKKRFDAYIDQLTKGKDPAKVRIVMEG from the coding sequence ATGAAGTACGCCGAGCTGATCCAATTCGATCCGATTGAGTCCGTCATCCAACTGCGTGACGCCGACCAGTCAAGCACGGCGCAGCAACTGGTCAGCACCTACGTCATTTCCGATGAAATGGCCGAGCGGCTCACCTCGCTGGCCATCCCACAATTGCAATTCGACCAGCCGCTCGACAACAAAGGCTTGATGGTGATCGGCAACTACGGCACGGGCAAATCCCACCTGATGTCCGTCATCTCCAGCGTGGCCGCCGATGACTCCCTGCTCGACGGCCTGAAAAACGCAAGCGTCCGCGAGGCCGCCGCGCAAATCGCCGGACGTTTCCAGGTCATCCGCACCGAGATTGGCGCCACCACCATGTCATTGCGCGACATCCTAGTCGCCGAGCTGGAAGAGCATCTCGATAAACTCGGCGTCGATTACGTCTTTCCCGACGCCAGCACCATCGTCAGCCACAAGGGCGCCTTCGAGGACATGATGGCTCGGTTCGCCGAGGTCTTCCCTGATCAAGGCCTGCTGCTGGTGGTCGACGAGCTGCTGGATTATCTGCGCACCCGCAAGGATCAGGAGCTCATTCTTGACCTCAACTTCCTGCGCGAGGTCGGCGAGGTCTGCCGCAACCTGCGCTTTCGTTTCATCGCTGGCGTGCAGGAAGCCATTTTCGACAGCCCCCGCTTCGCCTTCGTCGCCGACAGCATCCGCAGAGTCAAGGACCGCTTCGAACAGATTCCGATTGCCCGCAATGACGTGAAATTCGTCGTCGCCGAGCGGCTGCTGAGAAAAACCACTGAACAACAGGCCAGAATCCGCGAGTATCTATCGCCCTTCGCCAAGTTTTACGGTGGCATGAACGAGCAAATGGACGAGTTCGTGCGACTTTTCCCAGTGCACCCCGATTACATCGACACCTTCGAGCGGGTCACGGTGGTGGAAAAACGCCAAGCGCTCAACACCCTGTCCGCCGGCATGAAAGACATTCTCACGCGCGAGGTGCCAGCGGACCAACCTGGCCTGATCGCCTTTGATCGCTACTGGAAAACACTGACCCATAACCGTGCCTACCGCTCCATTCCCGACATTCGCGCCGTTATGGATTGCAGCGAGGTTCTCGAATCGCGCATCGAGAACGCCATTGCGCGCAAGCACTACAAACCCATGGCGCTGCGGTTGATCCATGCCTTATCCGTTCATCGACTCACCCACGGCGACATTTATGCCCCCATGGGAGCCTCCGCGACCGAATTGCGTGACCGCCTGTGCCTGTTTGACCCCATGGTGGAAGAACTCGGCAGCGATGAGCCGGACGAGGATCTGAAAACCCAGGTCGAGACCGTGCTGCGCGAAATCCACAAGACCGTCAGCGGCCAGTTCATCTCCTACAATGCCGACAACCACCAGTACTATCTGGACCTCAAAAAGACCGACGACTTCGACGCCCTGATCGACAAACGCGCCGAGAGCCTCGGTCAGGGGCAGCTCGACCGCTTCTATTACGAGGCACTCAAGCGGGTCATGGAATGCCAGGACGCCACCTACGTGACCGGCTACAAAATCTGGCAGCACGAGCTGACCTGGCAAGAGCGCATGGCCACCCGTGCCGGCTACCTCTTTTTCGGCGCGCCCAATGAACGCTCAACCGCCGTGCCGCAACGGGACTTTTACCTCTATTTCATCCAGCCCTTCGATCCGCCGCGCTTCAAGGACGACAAAATCTGTGACGAGGTCTTTTTCCGCCTGAAAGGCACCGACGAGGGCTTCCAAACCGCGCTGAAGAGCTACGCAGCCGCTTTGGACCTTGCCGCCACCTCCTCCGGCCACGCCAAGGCCACCTATGAAGCGAAAGCCAATGGTTCCCTGAAACAACTGGTCCAGTGGCTGCAAAAACACATGACCGAGGCCTTCGAGGTCACCTATCAGGGCCGCGCCAAGTCCATGACCGAATGGGCCAAGGGCAAGTCCATCCGCGACCTGTCCGGTCTGTCGCCCGATGAGACCATCAACTTCCGCGACCTGGTCAACACCGTCGCCGGTGTCTGCCTGGCCCCGAGCTTCGAGAATCAGGCTCCGAACTACCCGTTCTTCTCAGTGCTGATCACCGGCAACAACCGCACCCAGGCCGCGCAAGACGCCCTGCGCGCCATCGCCGGCCCCGCTGGAAAACAGCAACCCACCAAGCAGGCCGCGTCCGTGCTGGACGCCCTGGAGCTGCTCGATGGTGACAAGATCGACCCCTGCAAGTCGAAGTACAGCCAATTCATCCTCGATGCCGTCAAGGCCAAGGGCCACGGTCAGGTGGTTAACCGCAGCGAGATCATCCAGGACGACCATGGGCTCGAATACATGAACCCCGGTGGTGGTCGGCTTGAGCCGGAATGGGTGGTGGTCGTCCTGGCATCCCTGGTCTATTCCGGCGACATCGTGCTCGCCATCCCGGGCAAAAAGTTTGACGCCACCGGACTCCAACCGCTGGCCGCGACCAGCATGGACGAACTGATCCGCTTCAAGCACCTGGAGCAGCCCAAGGAATGGAATCTGCCGGCGCTCAAGGCCCTATTCGAGCTACTCGGCCCCTATGGAACAACACCGGGCATGGCCCAGCTTGTCACCCAGGGCAAGGACGAGCCGGTGCAAAACTTGCAGCAGGCGGTGGGCAAGGTCGTCAAGCGCCTCGTCATGACCCAGCAAACCCTGCGCGAGGGGCTTTCTTTCTGGGGGCTGGATCTGCTCGCGGGCACCGACCTGGCCAGCCAGGCCAGCGGACTGGATGAGGCCAAGGGCTTCTTTGAATCGCTCCAGGCCTATTCCTCGCCGGGCAAGCTGAAAAACTTCCGCTACAGCGCCTCCGATGTGCTGACCCATGAGAAGGCGGTCAAGGTGCTGGACGATTTGGACGCCCTGCGCGAGTTCATCATGGATCACAGCCCGACGGCGTCCTGGCTCTCCACCGCCGAGGCGGTGTTGCCTGCCGAGCATGATTGGGTGAATCGCATGAAGACCACCCGGCAGGCCGTGCTGGATGCCCTCAAGCAAGCCGACCTGACCGAACTGGCCAGCCAGTCCCAGTCCATTGGCGCCAAGCTCTCGACCCTGAAAAAGGACTACAGCGTTGCCTATATCGGCCTGCACACCAAGGCCCGGCTGGGCGTGAACGACGACAAGCGCAAGGCCAGACTGCTCAATGACCAGCGCCAGCAAACCCTGCTCAAGTTGGCCGGCATCGACTTAATGCCACGGCAGCAGCTCACCGATTACCAAAACCGCCTGGCCGGACTGAAAAGCTGCTTCGCACTGACCGAGCAAAACCTCGACGCCTCGCCGATCTGCCCGCACTGTGGGTTCCGGCCCTCAGTGGAAACCTTTGCTTCGGCAGGCGCGCAGATGATCGACCAAATGGACACCCAGCTCGACGCCATGGTGGCCGCCTGGACATCCACCATCCTCAGCAACCTGGAGGATCCGATCACCCAGGCCAACATGAACCTGTTGAAAATCGACGACCGCGAACCGCTGGAAGCCTTCATCAACTCAAAGGAACTGCCAGTGCCGCTGGACAGCAACGTTGTCCATGCCCTGAAGGAAGTGCTCTCCGGTCTGGTCAAGGTCACCGTCAAGTCGCAGGCGCTGCAACAGGCCCTGCAGGTCACCGACGGTCCGGCCACCCCGGCGGAGATGAAGAAACGCTTTGATGCGTACATCGATCAGCTCACCAAGGGCAAAGACCCGGCCAAGGTGCGGATCGTCATGGAGGGGTGA
- a CDS encoding Fic family protein has protein sequence MSTKEHQLKALIAKGEGLDIEFKACRDQLPKSVYETLCAFLNRHGGALLLGVLDDGVIQGIAPDAAAQIRKDFVTAINNPQKISPPTYLAVDEVTVGSKPLLHIYVPESSQVHRCNGRIYDRNEDGDFDITDNTALVAALYQRKQATYSENRIFPHLGLDDLDRDLIAKCRKTATIRWEDHPWKDLDDLELLKSAQLHQTSPDSGASGITLAGILLLGKQLPLLNTLPHHRTDLILRKVNLDRYDDRDFVDVNLVESYERMMAFIHKHLPDPFYLEGTMSISIRDAIFREVASNLLIHREYTNAFPAKLIIEYGQVRTENSSRPHGFGRLDPETFTPFPKNPVIAKFFRQIGRADELGSGMRKMMKYSRAYGGSDPELVEGDVFRIVIKVPEFSEKKASETRQVSGKHPASTGQVTGQVTGQVTGQVTGQVTGQVINLLKVTQGEQSRNALMEAMGLKGRDNFEKLYLRPALEAELLEMTIPDKPNSRLQKYRLTEKGKAIVENQQ, from the coding sequence ATGAGCACGAAGGAACACCAATTGAAGGCATTGATTGCCAAAGGCGAAGGGCTGGACATCGAGTTCAAGGCCTGCCGCGACCAGTTGCCCAAGTCGGTCTATGAAACCCTGTGCGCATTTCTGAACCGGCACGGTGGCGCCTTGCTCCTCGGTGTCCTGGATGACGGCGTTATTCAGGGCATCGCGCCCGATGCGGCAGCGCAAATTCGGAAAGACTTTGTCACGGCCATCAACAATCCACAGAAAATATCGCCGCCCACCTATCTGGCGGTGGATGAAGTCACGGTTGGCAGCAAACCACTGCTCCACATCTATGTGCCGGAAAGCTCGCAGGTGCATCGCTGTAATGGTCGCATTTACGACCGCAACGAAGACGGCGATTTCGACATCACCGACAACACGGCGCTTGTTGCTGCCCTGTATCAGCGCAAGCAGGCCACCTACAGCGAGAACCGGATTTTCCCTCACCTTGGGCTTGATGATCTGGATCGAGACCTGATCGCCAAATGCCGCAAGACTGCGACCATCCGCTGGGAAGATCACCCATGGAAAGATCTGGATGATCTGGAACTGCTCAAAAGTGCACAACTCCACCAAACAAGCCCGGACTCTGGCGCAAGCGGCATAACTCTGGCAGGAATCCTGCTGTTGGGAAAACAATTGCCGCTTTTAAATACGCTCCCCCATCACCGTACCGACCTTATCCTGCGCAAGGTGAATCTGGATCGTTACGACGACCGGGATTTCGTCGATGTCAATCTGGTAGAAAGCTACGAACGCATGATGGCTTTCATCCATAAACACCTGCCCGATCCTTTCTACCTGGAAGGCACGATGAGTATCAGTATTCGCGACGCAATCTTCCGAGAAGTCGCGTCCAATCTTCTCATTCACCGGGAATACACCAACGCCTTCCCTGCCAAACTCATCATTGAATACGGTCAGGTTCGCACCGAGAACAGCAGCCGTCCCCACGGCTTTGGTCGGCTCGATCCCGAGACCTTCACGCCGTTTCCCAAGAACCCGGTGATTGCCAAGTTCTTCCGGCAGATTGGTCGCGCCGACGAACTTGGTTCCGGCATGCGTAAAATGATGAAGTACAGTCGGGCATACGGGGGATCAGATCCGGAATTGGTCGAGGGAGATGTGTTCAGAATCGTTATCAAGGTGCCTGAGTTCAGCGAGAAGAAAGCATCCGAAACCCGACAAGTATCCGGCAAGCACCCAGCAAGTACCGGACAAGTCACAGGACAAGTCACAGGACAAGTCACAGGGCAAGTCACAGGGCAAGTCACAGGGCAAGTTATCAACCTGCTTAAAGTGACCCAGGGGGAACAGAGCCGGAATGCATTGATGGAAGCCATGGGACTTAAAGGCAGAGACAATTTCGAAAAGCTCTATCTTCGTCCCGCTCTGGAGGCTGAACTTCTAGAAATGACCATTCCCGATAAACCAAATAGTCGACTGCAAAAATATCGCCTGACGGAGAAGGGAAAAGCTATTGTGGAGAATCAACAATGA